The Paraburkholderia megapolitana genomic sequence GGTGAGACGAAGCTTGCCTACGACTTCTCGCGCGAACAGGCCTTCCTGCCCGTCGATATCCCAACCGGCGTGCCGACGCGCAATGACTCCGCGGTGTCGCTCCACCAGTCCGCGACGCTCGGCGCGCTCACCGTGTTCCTCGCGGGACGCCATGAGATCGTCGAAGGCCAGTCGGTCAACACCGGCAATGTCGCCGTGTCGTATGCGATCACGCCGGTGTACACGGCGCGACTGTCATACGGCAACGCGTTCCGTCTGCCGACGTTCAACGATCTGTACTACCCGCAATTCGGCAACCCGAATCTCCGGCCCGAGCGCAGCGATTCAGTCGAAGCGGCGCTCGACGCGGCCACTTCGTTCGGCAATTTCTCGGTGGCGATTTACAACACCCGTGTGCATAACCTGATTGCGTATAACTCGGCGACCTTCGCGCCCGATAACATCGGCGAAGCGCGTATTCAGGGCATCGACCTCTCATACAAAGGCACGCTCGGCAAGTCCACACCCGTCAGTCTTGCTGTCGGCATCCTGAATCCGCAGGACATCACCGACCGCAGCTGGCTCAATCGTCGCCCGCGTCAAACGGTCAACCTGAGCGTCGATCACACCTGGGATGAGTTCCACCTGCATGCACTCAGCACGGGCGTCTCTGTGCTGTATGGCGGGACGACGTTTGACGATCAGTTCAATGCGACTTATCTGCCGTCTTATACGCGGGTCGATTTGCGCGCTTCATATCGGGTCAACTCGCATCTCACGGTGTCGGCGAATCTGTCGAATCTGTTCAACCGGCAGTATGTGACGGCGTATGGATATAACACGCTGGGGCGGACGGCGTTTGGGAAGGTTGCTTATACGTTTTAGGTGGGGGAAGTGAGGCCGGCCGTGGTGGTATTCCGGTCGGTACTTACGCGTTTGCGGCGAGACGAAAAGCAGCCTCCGCCTGCACGATAACTATCGTGCACGCCCAGTAGGTAATCCGATTCATAGAGCCGCGCTTTGGGGTCGACTCGACCGGCGCGTTGAGCCCGCTCCAGCCTCCGGCGCATCAACTGACGTCCCCATCGGTCCGGGCTGGCATCACTGAATGCGCCAAACGTCTCCTGTCCCTGAGGCGGATATTGCCGCCCCGCAAACCAGCCGAGCCGCGGGTCGAGATTGAAAGAAGGAGCGCATCTGCACTGGAAGTTGTGCCGATTGTGAGCGACACCGCCGCTCGACAGAACGCGGCCGACGTTGGACAGGTTTAGCAATAACGAACCGGTTCAGCGGCTACGCATCTCGAAGCACTGCTCGTGCACTTGCGGCGATGATGGTCAGCAGGACAACCAGCCCGAGAAGTGCAGAGGCAAGTGAAGTGTAGTGTGCAAGGGCTCCTATTAGCACGGGACCCACAAAGACTCCGCAGTACCCGATCGTCGTCATCGCAGCGACGGCGGTACTTGTTGGCATGATCTTCTGCTTTCCGACCGATGAAAAAAGAACCGGCGCGATGTTGGAGCAACCGGCTCCCACAAGTGCGTAGCCGAATAGATCCACGACCCAGGACGTCGTGAACGAGACAACGAGGAACCCCGTAGCCGCACATAAGCTGCCGGCAACGACGACACGCGTTTTTCCAAGGCGATTGACGACGCGATCACCGGTAAGACGCCCCATGGTCATCAGTACCGCAAATGCGGCGTACCCATACCCCGCATAAGCATGAGACATCCCTCTTTCTGACGTGAGGAACACACCGCTCCAGTCGAGCACCGCGCTCTCGGTCAGAAAAACGATGAAAGTGAAGACGCTCAGAATCAGCACGATTCCGTGAGGGATAGCAAAGACGCTTGCCTGGCCGGCTTGCGGCTCTGCAATCAAGGCGGGGTACGCGTAGAACAGGGCAACCACCATAAGCGCGGCCGCGAAAGCTGTCGATCCTCCGTGCGATAAACCCACGGTGAGGAGCAGGCTGCCCCCCGCAGCGCCGACGATACCGCCGATACTATAAAACGCGTGAAAACCCGACATGATTGAACGTCCGCAATTTCGCTCGACTTCGATCGCCTGGATATTCATCGCCACGTCAACCACTCCCGCAGCCATACCGAAGAACGTCAGAGCGAAAATTGCAGATAGCACGTCATGCACGAACGCGAGAGCAGGAAGCGTAGCGCAAAGGAGCACGGTGGCTATCGTTATCACCGTCCTGCAACCGAACCTGGAGGTCAATCCTCCCGCGAACGGCATCGCCACCATCGAGCCGGCACCCAGGCAAAGCAGCAGAAGTCCGAGCTGGCCATCGTCAAGTCCAACTCTGGCCTTAACGAATGGAACGAGCGGCGCCCAGGAGGCTCTCCCATAACCGGCCACAAGAAAGATAGCGCGCGTCGCAGCCTGGCGACTACCAAAGGATGATTTGTGTAACGTTAGATCAGACGGCATGAACTGACGGATGTTGTGAGTTGTGTGTAGCGGCATCGCTCTCGCATGGAGCAGAGTGCATGACCGGAGGATCTGGGAAACGCTTTCTTTCAAGTCCGAACCAGGCAACCGCCACGATGACGAAACAGCGGACAAAGTAGTGAACAAGAATATCCATCGGCGGTTGCAATCCAAGGCGGCAAATCCACTCTTAGGCACTGGCTCGGCGGCAAACCGGGCAACCAGGGAACCTGCGCCGCAGAGTTCCCCGCTCTTCCAGTCAAACGGCGTGGTAATCAGCCAGCCTGTGAACAGCCGCGGCGGCCGCATCAAGACGTGTCGCATCAAGCTTGCCGTTCTGCACGGCCTTCTCGATGGATACCGCGATTTCATCGATGTGCGGCACGGCCTTGGGTGACAACAAGACTAGATCTGCGCCAGCTACAAGTGCATCGACCGTGGTATCGCCGAGGGACCGGTTCCCGATAGTCGCCTTGTGGTCGATGTCACAGGTCATAACCAGCCCACCAAACTCCAGTTCCTCCCGCAAGAGCGCGATCAATGCAGCCGACAATGACCCCGCTGTCACAGGCTGGATTGCCTCAAAGCGCGCCGGCCCCATCATCACTGCGCTCACGCCCTCTTCGATTCCAACCCGGAACGCACCCCATTGAGCCCGCAGTTCATCCAGCGAGGAAGGTACCGTTGCTTCCGGTGTGCCCGGATGGCCTTCCAGTACGGGATGCCCGGGGAAATGCTTCAGAGTCGTCTTCAAGCCTGCACGACGAGCGCCGCGAACATATGAACGCACCATTCGCGATGCGGTCTCGGGATCGTCGGCCAGCGTACGGCCCTCAAGCCACAGGTTGCTTCCTGTCAAAACGTCAGCGGTTGGAGACAGGACGAGATTGATGCCGGCGTCGACCACTCCGCATGCGGCCTCAAAAACGATCTGTTCCAGCTCGGACCCGGACATCCGCTGCGCGGCTTCACGCGATGGCAGTGGTGCGCATACCCCCTGCAACCGATGGACGGCAGCGATATCGGCGTCGGCTGCCAATATCAGTTGGCCTGCACGCGTCGTCACCGTTCTGATCGCATCCTGCCAGGCATCGAGCGTTTCCCGCTTGAGCCTCTGTTCGCTCATTCGGCCCGTGACATATTCCTCCCCCGTCTCCCCGAACAGGAGGCTCCTGCCACCATTGTCCAGGAAGCGAGCGATACGGTCGTCAATGTCCAGCGTTTCAAGCACCGGAAACAGCACGGCATGCGCGAGGCGAGATACTTCGCTGGTCACGGTTACGTGCTCCTTGAGGTAAGCGTCCCGACGGCGCGCCCCGTCTCCAGATTTCGCGCCAGCGAGCGCACCCGGTGAGCCGCTTCAGCAAGCCGTTCCTGTGCAAGTGCCCCACTCTTTACGGCTTCGACGATAGTCCCGACGATGACATCAAGACCCGATTGACTGGAGACAAGCAACAGGTCGGCGCCCGCAACCAGCGACGCGACTGCCGTCGCCGCGATTGTCCGGCCGCGCAGGATGCCGGGTGCGTCAATGTCGTCTGAGACGATCAGGCCTTGGAAAGCAAGCTCTCCCCGCAGAAACGACAGCGTGTCATGCGAGGTACTGGAGGGTTTGTCGGCATCGATAGCTGGCACTAGCGCCGGACCTGCCATCACCGCACTCACACCTGCATCGATCACATCTCTGAACACGCCGATCGTGGGTTGCAGCTCATCAAGCGTGGCCTTGACCACCGCCTCATGCAATGCCGGATCGAGTTCCGTCACAGGATGCCCAGGGAAGTGCTTCGCTGAAGCAGCGACACCGGCCGCCTGCACACCGCGCACAAACGCGCATGCGATACGACTCACTTCAGTTGCATCGGCGCCAAGGTTTCGGCGCTCGAGCCATGGGTTGATACCGGTGACCACGTCGATTATCGGCGCCAGGAACAGATTGACACCCAGCCCCCGGGCAGCTGTCGCTACCGCGGCCGACTGCTGAGTGATTTCGTCGGCGGAAAGGCTACGCGCCGTTTCGAAGTCCGGTAGAGCCGGTGCCAGCCGATGCAGACGCTGAATGCCGCCGAGTTCCTGATCGATGGCGACGATGACGCCGCGTCCGGCATGACGTCGCGCGAGTTCAACGACACGTTCGAAGTGGGCGGCTGTCTCATGCGCACGCCGTTCGTCGCTCATGGCGCGCGCGACATACTCCTCGCGGCTTTCACCGAGAAGGATGGAGACGCCACCGTTATCGAGGTAACGCAGAACCACGTCGTCGAGTTCAAGACCGCCAAAGGCCGGGAGCAGGACCGCGTGAGCGTCCTGAATAAGATCGTTCAAGGAAATATCTCCAGTCGGGTAAAGGTGCGCCACAAAAAAGCGCGCTGTGGCGCGTATCGATCACTGCTTGCTATAGCAATTTATAGCGCAGTATAGATCGATTTATGGACCCGTCAAGGACGAACACACACAAAGCGACGCTCGATTATGCTCGATCCGGATTCGATGAACAACATCGCCTGACGGTCTATTCGTCGTGGAGGCTCCGGTCGATTGCTGGCCCCACCTGAAAATCGCGAAATGTCACTTCAAAGCCAGCGCGCTCCGGAGAGCAGCACATCACGCCTACGTCGATGTTTTCGGTAGGCGGAAAATACGCCAGTCTCACGAGTTGCCACCGCTTGTCCGATTCGCGTAGATATTGAATCCGTACGGCTGAACCGTGCCTCGTCAAGCGCAATCGCAACGCGTTGGCCGAGCTCGCCAGAGGCTGCATCGACCAGTCGGAATAGTTATTGGTAACGACGACAGACATGCAGAGTTGACCGTCAGAGAATTCTGTCCCGGCTTTGATCCAGTGCGCCTCGCTTTGACGCATCATCAAACCGGCCTGGTCGTACAGGACTTCGTAGCGAGCATCGACCGTGACCTCTGCGGAAAAATCTCCTGTCACGGTGACGTATCCAAAATGACCCGTATCGCGCCAGAAGTCATAGAAAGTCCCGCGCCAGAAATCGGTGTGATCAGCGGTTTTGACCCACAAGGCGCCGGAGCGAATCTCAGATGCCTGCGGCGCGTTAAACCAACTCAGCTCATGCAAACTTGCCATCTATCACCTCGTTTTCATCGGTGTTGCCGGGGCCCTGCAACACCACGGTTCAACCTGCCCCTCAGCGAAGCCAGCCACCAGATGGCGCCCATTGCGAGTGCCGCAAGTGTGGTGAGGGCCGCGTCATGATTCTCATCGGGTAACGTCAGCGTGACGATGACGACCAGGGTCCATGCCCCACCGGTCACGATCATGGGCACAAGCCAGCGGCCAAGATCGAACACCCCTTGCGGCGCGCTCGGCATATCGCCGCGGCGATGTGCCAGATAAGCGGCGATCAAGGTCAGAAAGTAAGTCAGGTAGTACGTCAAACCCACCATCGAGTAAATCGCCGTGACGAATCCACCGCTCGCGAGATTCAGCACTACCGCAATGACCGTGATCAGGACAATTGCGCCTACGGGCGTACCGAACCTCGGATTGACGGACGACAGAAACCCCGAGCCAGGTAGCATCTTGTCCCGTGACAACGCAAACGTCATACGCGTCGCCACCGCCATGTTCGCAATCAGACAGGCGAGAATCGACGCGAACGCTACGACAACCATCACACTGCCCGCGACGCGCCCGAGTTGCAACCGGACGAGATGAATGACCGGGTTCTCCGAATGAGCCAGAAGCTGCTCTACCGACCCCGGAATTGCCATTCCCAGCAAAGCGAACACGACGATGCCGAGGACACTCGATACCACGACCGCCCTGATCATTGCCCGAGGCGCGGTCTTGCGAGGATCCCGGGTTTCTTCGGCAAGGTCTGCGGCACCTTCCCATCCCAAAAGCACGGAAACCGGCAGAAGCGTTGCAAGTGCGATCGTAACGAAATGAATTGGCTGCTTGCTGACAGGATTAGTGTCGACCAGAATTCCCAATCCTTGCGTGTGAGGAAAAAAGAAGAAGACTCCTCCGATCAACGCGAGCGTCAGTACGACCGTGCCGATGAGCTCGATACATGCCCCCAGGTCGTTCATTCGTGTTGCGATCCTGATGCCGAACACATTCAGGACACCGACGACAACCGTTGCGCCGATACTCAACAACTGAATCTGCAACTGTGTCGGGTTGGGCCATATCTCAGGCGCAAACACACTTCCGATGGCCGCCGACGTCGCAGCCGTACCGGCAGCAAAAGAGATGAACGCCACCCACCCGGTGAACCAGCCGAAGTGATTCCCAGCCAGCCGGCTCGACCACTGGTAGGCATAGCCCGTCAGTGGAATCCGTCCCGCGAGGTGCGAATAGACCATCACAATGCAGAACACCAGCGGGATGACGACAAGCCACAGCAGAATGCCCACGCCACCCACCCGGGTGAATGGATCCGAAAAAAGGGTGACCACCCCTGTGTTGATCGAAACCATCGAGAACGCAAGGGCGAAGGACGTGAAGGATCCCATCGTGCGATGCAGCTTCTGCTGATAGCCAAGCGTGGCTAGATCCGCATCGTCGGAGGCTACCTGCTGCTCATCGCTCACTTCCGGGGCGCGTGCATCGTAGGCTGTGGAGGGGACACTCATTTGACGTTCTCCTCGATAATTCCCAGTACCTCGTCGAGGACATCAAGGGCGCGCGCAAGCAAAGGACGCTCGATGTCCAGCGGCGGCTTGATCTTGATGAGATTGCCCAGGCCCGCGTAGCGACTTTCGCCGAACAGCACACCACGCTCAACGCCGAGCCGATACACCTCCTGCGATTCGTGACGTGCGGGCGTCTTCTTTTCCCGATCGGTGACAAGCTCGAACGACACCATTAGACCCGGGCAGCGGACCTCGCCAATCAGCTTGTGGCGCTTCTGCATCTCAAGCAGTCGCTGGGTTGCATATTCGCCCGATTCCTTTGCTTTCGCGCAAAGGTTGTCTGCCTGAATGGCTTCAATCGTGGCTACGCCTGCCGCGAGCGATACGGGGAAGTGACCAAAAGTGAGTGCATCTTCTCCTTCATCGAACCACGTGAGACGGTCGTCGGCGAGAATACCCGCGAGCGGGAAACCACCGCCGACGCCTTTGCCGAACACAATGATGTCGGGCAAAACATCGTAGTACTCCGAGGCCCACATCGTGCCCATGCGGCCGAAGCCTGTCTGAACCTCGTCCAGAATGAACAGGATGCCATGGCGATCGCAGATTTCACGTACCCCCTTGTAATACGAACGCGGAAACTCTATGTGACCGCCATTTCCCTGTATCGGCTCCATCATCACCGCGGCGACAGGACCGTCGACCCCTTTGACGATGGCGTCCTCGAGGAGCCCGAGGCACAACTGCGACTCCATCTCGGGGTCCATCCCGAGGCGACTGCGATACGGATAGGGATGCGGAACACGTGTAAATCTCGGCTGGATCGGCAGGAACGGATTGTTCGGATGCGGCCAGCTGGCGCCCAGCGTCGCCAGTGAGCGACCGTGGTATCCGTCCTGCAGGACGATCAGGTTCTGCGCACCGGGACGATTCTTGACGGCCAGCTTCATCGCCATTTCGCCAGCGAGGCTGCCATGCAACGCAAAGCCGATCTGGTTCAGGTTCCCAGGAGCGATTTCCCGCAGCTTCTTGACCAGCGCGCGACGCGGCAGCGAGTCGAAGTTCGGCCGGATGTGCATCATCTCGCGGGTTTGAGCGATTGCCGCCTCGACCACCCGTGGGTCATTTGCACCGAGGTTGTTGGACCACGCCTGCGCCGTGCAATCGATGTACTCCTTGCCCGTGTCGTCCCACACGAGAGATCCCCGTGCGCGTACGAGCGTGATTTTGTCCGAGGACTTCAGGCCAGCAACTTCTTCCGTTGTGAATGCGTCTTTCCCACTCATGTCTCTATCTCCTGTTTCGCGGGGCGCCAGAACTGCGCCTTCGATCGAATGCTAGGAGGTGTAAACGCTGGCTAGAATGACGAAAAAAAGATGTATATATTGGAAATACCAATAAATGACGGCACGGTACCTACGCGGCACTGCTGCAATGGAGTCTTCGATGCATAACTTTGGATTCGATCTGCGGCAATTGCGTGCCTTCGTGACGGTCGCCTCCGAACTCAACTTCCTTCGGGCCGCGCATCTATTGCACGTGTCGCAGCCGACACTTTCGCAGACCATCCGGCAACTGGAAGGAACCCTCGGCGTCTCCCTTTTCAATCGCAACACCCGCAGCGTTGCCCTAACGGAAGCGGGTGAAGAACTGGTCAAAGACGCGAAAAAGATTCTGGACTACGCCCAAAAATTCATCGAGAACGCGGACGATCATGTTCGGGGAATACGAGGCGTACTCAATGTGGGGTTCCTGACAGGTACAGGTGTTGACTTGATGCCCGAGGTATTGCGTGCCTTTGGTGAAAAATATCCAGAGGTCCGCGTGCTGGTCAAAGAGTTCGACTTCTCAAAGCCGGAGGCAGGCATCAATGAGGGTATGGATGTCGCGATACTCAGGCCACCGGTTAGCACCGAGGGTGTTGAACTTGAGATCCTGCTCGAAGAAACGTGCGTGGCATGCCTGCCTCAGGCTCATCGTCTGGCCAAGGCCGCTAACCTGAGCATTTATGACCTTCTGGACGAGCCCATCGTCGCGGCGCCCAGCCAGGGTATCTGGCGCAATTACTGGATTGCTGACGACTACCGTGGCGGACGAGGAGCCAAAGTCGTTCACGAAGCCGCAACGGTGGAGAGCGAACTTCAGGCGGTCGCATCAGGACGCGGCATCAGCATCACTGCATTGTCGACAGCCCTCTTCTATTCGAGGCCAGGCGTCGTTTTCCCTCCCATTCGTGATATGCCGCCCTGTCGGATAGCGGTCGCCCTGCCTCAGACGGCCACGAAGGCGGCGCGCAATTTTGCTGATATTGCGGTGAATGTCGCTGAAGCGCACCGTGCGCGCGAAGCCGTCTCACCGGCTGGTCATCGAGCGTCCCAGCGAGCTAACCCTTCAATTCAGTAGTTCGCCTTGAACTCTGCGGAGGTAAAGGGTGTTTTTCGAAGTCGAACACCGGTCGCATGGAATACTGCATTACTGATTGCAGGTGCGACGGTCAACGCGACCGGCTCACCTGCACCGACCGGCGGCTGATCAGGACGGTTCAACAACGAAATCGTGATCTCCGACGGTAATTCGCTAAAACGCAGGATGGGGTAACTCGTCCAGTCCAGCGACAGCATTGCTTTGCTGTCAAAGTGCACTTCTTCCTTGAGCGAACGGCTAAGCGCCTGAATCACGCCCCCTTGTATCTGGTTGCGTAGCCCGTCAGGATTCACAATCAAACCGCAGTCGTGTGCGACAAACACACGCGTGACACGAATCTCGCCACTGTGAGTGTCCACCGAAGCCTGGCACACCATCGCGACATAAGCTCCACCGGGCTCAAGTTGTGCGAGCGCAACCCCAACACCCTCGCGAACCGTGGCACCACGCTTGTTCGCATTGACACGACGCGTAGCCCAATTCGATATCGCCCTCACCTCTCGAAGAACCGCGATCGCACGCGTGTCGCTCAGATGCGCGAGGCGTAACTCGACTGGATCGCGCGAAGAAAGACTGGCTAACTCATCGAGAAACGACTCATTCGCGAATGCATTTGCCACTGCTCCAAGACCACGCATCGCGGAAGGACGCAGGGCGCCATCGGGTAGCCAGCGTACCGCGACTCTTTCGTCAGGAAAGTGGTAAAGCGTTCTTGCACAATCGTCTCCGCCGTAGCGAATCGGCTTGGGTGACAACCCCAGCATTCTGCCCGGCAACAGGTTTCCCGCATTACCAAACGGCCGCGAGATGTGCGTCGGAGTGGACACCAGGTATGCCCAGCTATCAACCCTTCCTGTTGCGTCGATACTGCCTTTAACCTGAATTTCCATTGCGGGACCTTTGGGATCCCAACCGTGTTCGTCATGCCTCATCCATTGCACGCGGACGGGGCGTTTAAAGGCCTGCGAAAGAACCGCGGCTTCAGCCGATGCGTCGTCCGCGCCGTTATGACCGTAGCATCCGGAACCTTCTACCCAGATAAGACGCACTTGGCTTGCTGGCAGATTGATCAGAGCAGCGATGGCATCGCGTGTCCCAAACGAACTTTGGGTCGCGGACCATACAACCGCAGAGTCATTCTTGACATCTGCGACCCCACAGGAAGGTCCGATCGACCCGTGAGTTTGATACGGTGTCCGATAGGTGACGCTCAGGCGCCTCGACGCCTTGTCAAAAGCGTGGCGGGCATCGCCAGCTTGACGCAATTCCTCAGTCTCACCCTGCTCCGCACGCATCGTGTCATATATCGCAGAGCTCTCGATCGAGTCTTGCGGCAACTTCCATTTGACTACGAGCATCCGTGACGCGGAGACCGCCTGGAACTCCTGCTCGCAGACGACCGCAACAAAATTATGCTTGACGAAAACAGCGATGAATCCCGGCAGATCAGTCACGCTCTTCCGATCCACGTCGATCAACGTTGCGCCACTGAGCGGCGGATGAATCACGCGAGCGTGCACCATGCCCGGTAGCCGTAGATTCTGAAGGTACGCGTGAGTACCGGCCACCTTCTCCGGCAGATCAATCCGCTGAACCGGCTTGCCAATTACATTAAAAGCGGCTGCTCGCTTTAACGTTGCCTCTTTATCGACCGGCAGCGTCGCCCATGTTGGCGGGATCACATCGCCATATGCAACCGCGCGTTGCGGATTTGAGGTTACGCGGACATATCCGTCCCGGGTACTCAACTGACTTATCGGCACCACCAACGCGTTCGACGCCTGCTTGACCAGAAACATCCGGGCCGTCGCGCACGCGCGGCGTACCGGTAGTGCGCTGTTCTTGATCGTCATGCTGCCAAACGTCCCTCCCTGATCGATAGCAATGGAAGTGTCGCCCATTGCCACCGTCACGCTCGCAACCGATACGTCAAGCTCCTCAGCAACGAGTTGTGCGAGTGCCGTCTGCACGCCGGTGCCAAGTTCCACCTTCCCTGCGTACAACGTAACCGCGCCATTCCTTGCGATCGAGAGCCATGCGCCTATATGTCCCGCGTCCTGCGATTTTGGCGCTTCCGTTTCATTGCCTGTAACCGCATACGCAGGCGAAATCGACCGTGGCATGAACAACGGAAGCGAAAACGATATGGCGAGACCACCGCCCATTTTCAGAAGCTGCCGGCGGCTGGTCATACCGCCCCCTCTTTGGCTGCATCTTCCACAGCGGCGAGAATGCGGAAATGAGTCCCGCATCGACAAAGGTTGCCATCCAGCGCCGCAACGATCTCATCCCTCGTTGCATGAGGTGTCTTATCGAGCAGAGCCGATGACGTCATTATCATGCCGCTTATGCAGTACCCGCATTGTGCAGCCTGGTGTCTCACGAATGAGGAAATCAACGGGTGCGGTGGATCGCGCCTTGCAAGCCCCTCGACTGTCGTGATGGGTTGAGTAACCGCCTGCACCGGAATCACACAAGAACGTACTGCCGCATTGCCGAGATGCACCGTACAAGCCCCACATTGAGCAAGCCCGCAGCCGAATTTGGGTCCGTTTAGGTGCAACTCATTGCGCAAAACGTAGAGCAACGGTGTGTCAGGACTCGACGCGACCTCATGTGGCTCTCCATTTACAACGATAGTCTGAGGCATGCTTGTCTCTCGGATGGGTGAGTGCAATGCGAGGGTTTCCGCGGCTTTTCCCTGAAGTCAGGCGTTGCTTGACCGACGACCTGCGCGTGTCGATCGGTTGTCGCTTAGTTGCCGCTTAGTTGTCGCTTAGTTGCCGCTTAGTTGCCGCTTAGTTACCACTCACGCACTGGCCCTTCGTGCACTTATCGCCGACGACAGCCACACCTTCAACTTCGATCTTCCATCCAGGCTGGGCCAGATCCTTGATCGTGATCAGAGAGCTCGCAGGGTAGTTGCCGTCGGGAAAGTATTTTTTCCTCAACCTGACGAACGTATCTCCATCCTTTTCGTCCTTGATGAAGACAGTCATCGTCGTGATATCGGCGTTCGTACCGCCTACTTTCTTGAGCGTCTTCGAGAAGTTCGAGAAAATCAGTTCGATCTGGGCATCCAGATCGTTCGATATGTCCTTCCCGTTCGCATCCCGGTTTCCGCCTTCCCCCGCCAGAAAAACCATGTGACCACCATCAGTGACAACGGCTGTCGAGTACGCACGGCTTTTCTCGAATGGACCGCTGACGTAGTCCGCGGCGAAGCTTTGGGTGAGTCCGGCTGACATCAGGACGAACGACAGACACACGCTTATGGACAGATTTTTCATTTTCTTGCTCCGATTTAGCTACGATTCGTGTACTGCGATCTACGGCTCTACACGACCTCCTTCCCTGCATCAGCCTCTTCAACCATTCTTCAGCCTCGCATCGAGTGAAACCGCGCCGGGGCCCACCACAACCACATAAAGAAGGCCGCCGATGATCGATATGTTCTTCAGAAAGTTATAGAGCTGATCATCGAACTGCTTCGCGTCAACGCTCCAGAACGGATGGAAGATGAATGACGTCGGAAGCGTAAAAATGATCAATACCAGCGCTGCCCAGCGAGTCTTGTAACCCACCGCCAGGAGACTTCCACATCCGATTTCGATCGCCATTGCCACCAGAATGCTGAGCGTGGGAAATGGCAGATGTTTGATCGTTGCATAGCGCACCATCCCGTCGAACCCGATCACTTTCAGGACCCCGCTAACCAGAAAGAGAATGGCGAGCAGAACCCGTGCAGCAGCCAGGGAGGTGTCGGAGCCTGATGTATTGACCTTCAATCCATTTGTTTCCATGCCGCTTCCTATGCGTTCCTAAATGTATGAATATCGCCTGATTCATGGGGTGTTTTTATTTTCACCACCCATATACATGAAAAATCATTCAATCTGAGGCTAAGTTTATACTTGAACTTTCATATATATGCACCAGGGTATACCCGCTCACACGGATGCGAAATATGGCTAATTTCCCGCGCGGCATGCCCTATCACGGAGCTATCCGATCCACAGAACATTGACGTATACTTGCATACGCATGTATTTCGTGGAGGTAGCCAGGAAATGAAAAAGCAGCGTCCTTCGCAGATCGAGGTCGATCATGACCTGGAGCGAGCCGTACCGTACCTCGTGGCGCGCGCAGGAAGCCGGATGGGCAACGCTTTCTCGAGAGCGCTCAAGCCATACGGTCTGAGCCTGAGCGAATGGCGCGTGTGTGCGTCGCTCGGTCATATGCCTCATCAGCGACTCTCCGAACTGGTCCCGCGGGCGTGTGTCGATCAGTCAGCACTCTCACGCATCGTGGACAGGCTGATTGAACAAGGGCTCGTTTCCCGAGAGAAGAGCAGTGACGATGGCCGCGCCGT encodes the following:
- a CDS encoding aspartate aminotransferase family protein, producing the protein MWDDTGKEYIDCTAQAWSNNLGANDPRVVEAAIAQTREMMHIRPNFDSLPRRALVKKLREIAPGNLNQIGFALHGSLAGEMAMKLAVKNRPGAQNLIVLQDGYHGRSLATLGASWPHPNNPFLPIQPRFTRVPHPYPYRSRLGMDPEMESQLCLGLLEDAIVKGVDGPVAAVMMEPIQGNGGHIEFPRSYYKGVREICDRHGILFILDEVQTGFGRMGTMWASEYYDVLPDIIVFGKGVGGGFPLAGILADDRLTWFDEGEDALTFGHFPVSLAAGVATIEAIQADNLCAKAKESGEYATQRLLEMQKRHKLIGEVRCPGLMVSFELVTDREKKTPARHESQEVYRLGVERGVLFGESRYAGLGNLIKIKPPLDIERPLLARALDVLDEVLGIIEENVK
- a CDS encoding LysR family transcriptional regulator, yielding MHNFGFDLRQLRAFVTVASELNFLRAAHLLHVSQPTLSQTIRQLEGTLGVSLFNRNTRSVALTEAGEELVKDAKKILDYAQKFIENADDHVRGIRGVLNVGFLTGTGVDLMPEVLRAFGEKYPEVRVLVKEFDFSKPEAGINEGMDVAILRPPVSTEGVELEILLEETCVACLPQAHRLAKAANLSIYDLLDEPIVAAPSQGIWRNYWIADDYRGGRGAKVVHEAATVESELQAVASGRGISITALSTALFYSRPGVVFPPIRDMPPCRIAVALPQTATKAARNFADIAVNVAEAHRAREAVSPAGHRASQRANPSIQ
- a CDS encoding xanthine dehydrogenase family protein molybdopterin-binding subunit; this translates as MTSRRQLLKMGGGLAISFSLPLFMPRSISPAYAVTGNETEAPKSQDAGHIGAWLSIARNGAVTLYAGKVELGTGVQTALAQLVAEELDVSVASVTVAMGDTSIAIDQGGTFGSMTIKNSALPVRRACATARMFLVKQASNALVVPISQLSTRDGYVRVTSNPQRAVAYGDVIPPTWATLPVDKEATLKRAAAFNVIGKPVQRIDLPEKVAGTHAYLQNLRLPGMVHARVIHPPLSGATLIDVDRKSVTDLPGFIAVFVKHNFVAVVCEQEFQAVSASRMLVVKWKLPQDSIESSAIYDTMRAEQGETEELRQAGDARHAFDKASRRLSVTYRTPYQTHGSIGPSCGVADVKNDSAVVWSATQSSFGTRDAIAALINLPASQVRLIWVEGSGCYGHNGADDASAEAAVLSQAFKRPVRVQWMRHDEHGWDPKGPAMEIQVKGSIDATGRVDSWAYLVSTPTHISRPFGNAGNLLPGRMLGLSPKPIRYGGDDCARTLYHFPDERVAVRWLPDGALRPSAMRGLGAVANAFANESFLDELASLSSRDPVELRLAHLSDTRAIAVLREVRAISNWATRRVNANKRGATVREGVGVALAQLEPGGAYVAMVCQASVDTHSGEIRVTRVFVAHDCGLIVNPDGLRNQIQGGVIQALSRSLKEEVHFDSKAMLSLDWTSYPILRFSELPSEITISLLNRPDQPPVGAGEPVALTVAPAISNAVFHATGVRLRKTPFTSAEFKANY
- a CDS encoding (2Fe-2S)-binding protein, translating into MPQTIVVNGEPHEVASSPDTPLLYVLRNELHLNGPKFGCGLAQCGACTVHLGNAAVRSCVIPVQAVTQPITTVEGLARRDPPHPLISSFVRHQAAQCGYCISGMIMTSSALLDKTPHATRDEIVAALDGNLCRCGTHFRILAAVEDAAKEGAV
- a CDS encoding RidA family protein, whose translation is MKNLSISVCLSFVLMSAGLTQSFAADYVSGPFEKSRAYSTAVVTDGGHMVFLAGEGGNRDANGKDISNDLDAQIELIFSNFSKTLKKVGGTNADITTMTVFIKDEKDGDTFVRLRKKYFPDGNYPASSLITIKDLAQPGWKIEVEGVAVVGDKCTKGQCVSGN
- a CDS encoding DoxX family protein, with product METNGLKVNTSGSDTSLAAARVLLAILFLVSGVLKVIGFDGMVRYATIKHLPFPTLSILVAMAIEIGCGSLLAVGYKTRWAALVLIIFTLPTSFIFHPFWSVDAKQFDDQLYNFLKNISIIGGLLYVVVVGPGAVSLDARLKNG